The genomic segment ggaatctatgaataagtgGGGAGAGATTCTGACTGGGGTGTCAGACTATCCGAGAGGCCAGGGGGCAACCTGCCTCGTTGTTTTTTGGGGGTACCTGGGTTAAGTGGAACCTGCTTAAACTGGCAAGGAAAGGCAGTGTTTAGATAGACAAATCGTCTCATGCCATTTGAAGTCATCACGTATCGGGGTGCTTTACCTCCTACTGAACTAAAACAGTACCCTCAAAATCGTCCAGATCTACGCTCCCACAGGTGCATGTGAAGATGAGGATATGGAAGGATTCTATCAGGAGCTGGAGGAAACCCTCGCTCAGAGTTCCACATAAAGGATTGCAATGGGAGATTTTAACGCCAAGGtttggaagagggagagagggcgAAAAGTTCATAGGTATTGGAGAATGAAACGTGCGAGAACGACTAGATATATTGGCAGAGACAAGGAGAATGTTCATTGGTAACACCTGGTTCCGAAAGAAGGCCAACAGAAGATGGACCCGGATCGCACCAAATGCGAAGACAAAGAATGAAATCGATTACTTTCTGATCGATAGACGACGCATCGTGCAGGATACTTCAGTAGTGCCATCGTTCAACACCAGTAGCGACCATCGCCTGCTGAGAGCCAGACTCACGTTCACTGTGAAGGTGGAGAAAAAGGCACTGTGTACGGCGAACAGAAGGCACCAACCGGTAGCTTTCGACAAGGCAACCCTGAAGGAAAACATTTCCAGGGAAGACTGGAGCCTCCTGGATGACTGCGATGAGGATTATGAGAACTTCAGCGAGAGACTGAAATGGTGTGTGAAATCAGACAATATGTGCATAGGATTTCATTGTTTTTACCCTGTTTCCCTCTGCTAGTTATGTTTCTGTGAACCAATCAATCACACCTGTTTTTGAAGAGGCCATCCTGAGTCACTAGAGGTTCACACTGGTCACAAGGTCCCAGAGAGGATTCCATAGCAGGGGACAAAGCCAGCTGTAGCTGCTGGAGATAAATACAGATGGTGAAATAGGGACACTGTAGCCTGCAGACACACAGCACCCATTCTATATACATGggagatagagagatggatatACAGCTGATTACTTAAGATGGATATACAGCTGATTActtaagaagagagagagagagagagagagagaatagaaaaATCAGTGACATAAAAGTTTTAACTTTCCTATTAATATTGGTTGGAATTTTATAAGTGTCTTaatggatttaggtgcccaactcgtCAAGAGGAgcgggtgcctaactcctatagAGTACTATTGAAGTCTCAGCCTTAATAGTCCaagaattcattttacagggAGAGAATTCCCAGCACAATTTAACAACATTTTCAGGTTCCACAACTTATATAATGGAAAGGGTTTTCAACTCTTATTAATATTTGCTAAAGGTGGTAAATCTGGCTCTACCTGTTGGGAATTTTTGATATTTTGGAACTGTGTAACAGTGTGAAAGAATCACACAGGTACagtcatagatttatagattggAAAGCCACAAAAGACCattagatcctctagtctgatGTCCAACACTagatttattgattgattgatttgtcTTATACAAAAATATGAAGACTTTCTCAGTAATGGTATCCCACATTTGGACAAACTTTGTCATGAGAGGAGATATGAGATAGTGTGAATCAAACTATGTGTGTCTAAATGGCTGCCCATTATGGTGGGCTCTCAGACCCTTCAACCTAGCAACTGGGTTCCTGGTCTGATTCGAGAGATGTTAATATTTTGTTAAATCTGCTGCATAAAACTTACGATAAGATATCCAAAGAGTCAACATGCCAGCCAGCTCTGTTCCTGCAACTCCATTATCAAACCAGGGGGCTTCCTTCCCCCCAACTTCTTCTTTGCTGGGTTAAAGCTTAAGTATGTTTTTGCCAATCATCTCCAAGACgtatttttctcttcctcactTTTTATCCTTCCTAGATACACCCCATGGCAAACACAGAAGGGAAGAATCAAACGTCCATCACAGAATTTGTCCTCCTGGGATTCAGGGATCTTCCTGAACTGCTGGTCTTACTCTTTCTGCTGTTTCTAGCGATCTACATTGTGACCTTGGCCGGGAACATCCTCATTGTTGCGCTAGTTGTGGCTGATCGGCACTTTCACatccccatgtacttcttcctggggaacttgtcctgcttggagacctgctacacctcCACCCTCCTGCCCAGGGTTCTGGCCAGTTTCCTAACAGGGGACAATACCATTTCTGTTAGTGGTTGTATgacacaattttattttgttagtttctttgctGCTGCAGAATGCTATCTGCTAGCAGTGATGTCATATGATCGGTACCTGGCGATATGCAAACCGCTCCATTATGCAGCCCTCATGAATACCAGGTTCTGCCTGCAGTTAGCAGCTGGGTCTTGGATAAATGGATTTCTGGCTGTTATCATAGTAATATTTCTTATGTTACAATTAACTTTCTGTGGCCCCAATGAAATTGATCATTTCTACTGTGAATCCACAGAAATGTTAAATCTCTGCTGCAATGGCACCAACCAGATAGAGCTTGTCATTACCATCCTGGCTGCTATATTCACTCTGCCTCCATTTGTATTAACCATGATGTCCTACGTCTGTATCATCTTcaccatcctgagaatcccttccaccaccGGGAGGCAAAAGGCATTTTCTacctgctcctctcacctcatcGTGGTGACCATTTTCTATGGGACCCTGATCATTGTGTATCTGCTACCAAAAACCAACACACTAAGAGACCTAAACAAAGTGTTCTCTGTCTGCTACACAATTCTGACACCGATGGCCAATCCCTTCAtatacagcctgagaaacaaagaggtgAAAGAGGCCCTGAGAAAAATTGTCAGTAAATGTGTAGATTTTACAAGAAATTAGAAATCACAAGGTTTTTATTTCTTACTGTATTAAGGGAAAATGGGGAGATGCAGAGCTGGCTTATTGTTTTATAGAAACAGATTCTGGGTGGTCCCTAGTTCTGGCTAGGTCTTTGGGAATGTGCTGCTATAATAATTGAGGATGTGCAAATATATGAAATGTGAGATCAGTCAATACCAGGATCTTTACATTCAGAATAAAATTGAACTGTATTACACTTGGTTCGAGTTAGGCAATTCCATACACTAAGCCCAAgtaagaatataaaataaaagaacaattTACACTGGGATTATCAAAGGATCCTAAGGGGGTTAGGGATCTAAATTTCAATGGGGTTGTGTTACCTGACTCCATTAGGTCCCTTGACAATCCTGGCTGaatgacaaaatatttgaaaggatacattgattttgggtgcctcagccACTGGGGACCCCCACTTGAGACACCAAGATTTTTCAGAGCACATACAATTTTCATAACCTGTTGTGTgttcaaatggggtggggggtgggaaatgatCCGTTCAAGTCATTCTATCTAGGTATGTGAGGTGGCCCTCACCAACATTAACAATGGGACACCTCAAGAAAGAAGAGCTCGTCAATATGGAAAGAAATTATATGAATTTGAAGAAATGTGGGCCCTGTTTCCAGATACTTTTGGATAAAAAATGCTGAAGTAATGCCTGACTTCCATTCCACCGGACCTCTCTGCTTTCTCCCTCTCACTTCCTGCCCCCGTTccccaatttcatttttttttttttgccaatttgtgtctttttaaaaaattgttgttaCCCCCTCCCTCGCAGGCAAGGTTCGTCTGATTTTCTATTGCCTAGTCTTGTAGTTTTGACAAGTTGCAAAGTTGCATAATTGCATATTTTTTTTAGCTAGCCTGTAAAATGTGCAGTGTTGGGCAACATGTATGAGCTGTAACAATGGTTTGTTTCttcatgaaaattttgaaaaaactaatcacaaaaataaaatgacaggACACCTCACAATCACTGCCGGAAGGTAGGGAATTCACATCTCCGTATAACAGAGGCACAGGGTAGATTACGGGGCATGCCCAAAtccacacagaaagtctgtggttgagcagggaattgaatgcagATGTCCCGCATCATGCTCCAGGTTCTATCACTACACCATCCTTCGGCACCTGAGAGGGTAACGCCTCCCCGTTCTCATTAGTTAACCTCCTGTGCTTTCTACAGGCCATGAACTACTGACCTCACAAGCAGAGGGTGAGGATTGAGAAACAGGCATTTATTCACTCTAAGAGCCATTGGATGGCAAACAAGGCAACTGATGACAAAGGGGATGCTGTACTGTTTAATGGCTACCCCGGTAGAGggtgagggatgggaaaggggcaGCTATCCTGTACTATGGGCACTACGGGGCAGCAGTAATTCTCTAAAATTGCAGCTTTTATGAATATTGACAGAGCAATATTATTGTCATTATTCTTTTGTATTATGGCCATGCTGTAACAGGACCATCCAGAaacctggccctggccccattTTGCTGTGCAATGTACACAGAGTGAGAGagtctcaggctttgtctacactagcacttttgtcggtaaaacttttgtcagtcaggggtgtgaaaaatttacAGTTGGGctaagtaagaaaaatgctgtttgagaactaattagagtttgatttagggCTATTTACTCTGTACGTTGTGATGTGATGCTGACTTTGAGTTTTCGTGGTTACAAAGCTTTAACAGTTTGAATCTCAGCAGCTACTGTCATTAAAAGCTCTCTGACCCTcctcataatttcccacaactgtgaaaatttaaatcaatacaaataataaaaaatgtttaaaaataaacatcaatattatccagtTCTACCAAACCTAGAGACAACAcagaaacagaagaaagagaGTCAAAGCCTCACAATGGCACGGAAGAGccatgtctttttgtttttaattctgattACTGCTTTGGGACGGGGTTTAGTTAGGAAGGATTTGGCTAAATGAAAAGAAGTGAGGGCAGATATGCTGAGGAGAGAGGATtgggggcacagagaagggagagaggtggAAGCCGTGAAGAAGGAAGATATGAAGGATGTTCTACTAGTTAGGGCATCATTCTAGCATTTGAGATTAGAACTggataaaatgtttcattttaaacagtttattcacctaaaaatacagtttttgttgaCTGAAACTATCTGACATGAATTTGCCTAATACTTTCGGGAGTGAGGGGGCTGGATTGACAAAGAGACTTAGGGCTTgttcacaaaatggctggaggagaaGAAAGCAGCAGAGGTCTGTGTTTTAGACAATGGTTGCAACATTCACCTGCAATGCtggagacccagcttcaagttCCTGTGCTGGAGCAGGAATTTAAACGCAAGCCTCCCGCCTCTGAGGGGAGTGCCCTAAACCCCGGGCCATAGAGTGCTCAATGGTGGATCTCTTTCAGCCttgctgttgaagctgttccactttgcataaaaTACCTCAATAGTCATTAACTCAGGGAGCAAACACGAGAATGACTGTACAGCCCAGTGGTCGGAGCATGCAGCTGGGAGATAGAAGACCTTGACTC from the Chelonia mydas isolate rCheMyd1 chromosome 14, rCheMyd1.pri.v2, whole genome shotgun sequence genome contains:
- the LOC119567661 gene encoding olfactory receptor 10A7-like; amino-acid sequence: MANTEGKNQTSITEFVLLGFRDLPELLVLLFLLFLAIYIVTLAGNILIVALVVADRHFHIPMYFFLGNLSCLETCYTSTLLPRVLASLSTEMLNLCCNGTNQIELVITILAAIFTLPPFVLTMMSYVCIIFTILRIPSTTGRQKAFSTCSSHLIVVTIFYGTLIIVYLLPKTNTLRDLNKVFSVCYTILTPMANPFIYSLRNKEVKEALRKIVSKCVDFTRN